A genomic region of Aureimonas populi contains the following coding sequences:
- a CDS encoding ribose-phosphate pyrophosphokinase → MKLFAGNSNVALAEQIVKYLELPLGRATVRRFADQEIFVEIQENVRGEDVFIVQSTAYPANDHLMELLIMIDAMRRASARRITAVVPYFGYARQDRKAGGRTPISAKLVANLITEAGADRVMTLDLHAGQIQGFFDIPTDNLFSVPLLSRDIKAHVDLDNCMVVSPDVGGVVRARSLAKRLDAMLAIVDKRREKPGESEVMNIIGDVSGRHCILVDDIIDSGGTLCNAADALMAQGARSVRAYITHGVLSGGAVARIEASRLEELVITDSIQPTKAIVEAKNIRVVSTANLLGEAIQRTAAEESVSSLFD, encoded by the coding sequence ATGAAACTCTTCGCAGGCAACTCCAACGTCGCGCTCGCCGAGCAGATCGTGAAATATCTGGAGTTGCCGCTCGGGCGCGCCACGGTCCGACGCTTCGCCGACCAGGAGATCTTCGTCGAAATCCAGGAGAATGTGCGCGGCGAGGATGTCTTCATCGTGCAGTCGACCGCCTATCCGGCGAACGACCATCTGATGGAACTCCTCATCATGATCGACGCGATGCGCCGCGCCTCCGCCCGCCGCATCACCGCCGTGGTGCCCTATTTCGGCTATGCCCGGCAGGACCGGAAGGCCGGCGGGCGGACCCCCATCTCCGCCAAGCTCGTCGCCAACCTCATCACCGAGGCGGGCGCCGACCGCGTGATGACGCTCGACCTGCACGCCGGGCAGATCCAGGGCTTCTTCGACATCCCGACCGACAACCTCTTCTCCGTGCCGCTGCTCTCGCGCGACATCAAGGCGCATGTCGACCTCGACAACTGCATGGTCGTCTCGCCCGACGTGGGCGGCGTGGTGCGCGCCCGCTCGCTCGCCAAGCGGCTCGACGCGATGCTCGCCATCGTGGACAAGCGCCGCGAGAAGCCGGGCGAGTCGGAGGTGATGAACATCATCGGCGACGTCTCGGGCCGGCACTGCATCCTCGTGGACGACATCATCGATTCGGGCGGCACGCTCTGCAACGCGGCCGACGCTCTGATGGCGCAGGGCGCCCGGAGCGTGCGGGCCTACATCACCCACGGCGTGCTTTCGGGCGGCGCGGTGGCGCGCATCGAGGCCTCGCGCCTCGAGGAACTCGTCATCACCGACTCGATCCAGCCCACCAAGGCGATCGTGGAGGCCAAGAACATCCGCGTCGTCTCCACCGCCAACCTCCTCGGAGAGGCGATCCAGCGCACCGCCGCCGAGGAATCGGTCTCCAGCCTCTTCGACTGA
- a CDS encoding M24 family metallopeptidase: MLHFAPEEFAGRLGRLTAEMATRKLDAILLFSQESMYWLTGYDTFGFCFFQCLVVKGDGEMRLLTRSADLRQAHHTSNIQTIALWRDRAGADPAIDLRDLCDDMGLLGCRLGVEWATHGLTAANGQLVQERLGSFASLKDASDLVPSLRLLKSPAEIAYAREAARIGDDAFEAMMALVKEGADEADLLHALQGEVLRAGGDYPANPFILGSGPDALLCRYKSGRRKLSAQDQLTVEWAGVKAQYHAPAMRTVILGKPLMRHEELFEAAREALLAVEEAMRPGSTFGDVFDAHARVMEEHKLVRHRLAACGYSVGARYAPSWMDPQMFVSGNAEPIEPGMTLFAHMIIMDSEEGAAMTLGRTYLTTQGPPEPLSRLPLELVSVQP; this comes from the coding sequence ATGCTTCACTTCGCGCCGGAGGAGTTTGCAGGACGGCTCGGCCGCCTGACGGCCGAGATGGCCACCCGCAAGCTCGACGCCATCCTCCTGTTCTCGCAGGAATCCATGTACTGGCTGACGGGCTACGACACGTTCGGCTTCTGCTTCTTCCAGTGCCTCGTGGTGAAGGGCGACGGCGAGATGCGGCTTCTCACCCGCTCGGCCGATCTGCGCCAGGCCCACCATACGTCGAACATCCAGACCATCGCGCTGTGGCGCGACCGGGCGGGCGCGGACCCGGCCATCGACCTGCGCGACCTGTGCGACGACATGGGGCTGCTGGGCTGCCGGCTGGGCGTGGAATGGGCCACCCACGGGCTGACCGCCGCCAACGGCCAGCTCGTGCAGGAGCGTCTGGGCTCCTTCGCGAGCCTGAAGGACGCCTCGGACCTCGTGCCCTCGCTGCGCCTTCTCAAGAGCCCCGCCGAGATCGCCTATGCGCGCGAGGCAGCGCGGATCGGCGACGATGCCTTCGAGGCCATGATGGCGCTGGTGAAGGAGGGCGCGGACGAGGCCGACCTCCTCCATGCCCTGCAAGGGGAAGTGCTGCGGGCGGGGGGCGACTATCCGGCCAACCCCTTCATCCTCGGCTCCGGCCCCGACGCGCTCCTGTGCCGCTACAAGTCGGGCCGCCGCAAGCTTTCCGCGCAGGACCAGCTCACCGTGGAATGGGCGGGCGTCAAGGCGCAGTACCACGCGCCCGCCATGCGCACCGTCATCCTCGGCAAGCCGCTGATGCGCCACGAGGAGCTGTTCGAGGCCGCGCGGGAGGCGCTCCTGGCGGTGGAGGAGGCCATGCGCCCCGGCTCCACCTTCGGCGACGTGTTCGACGCCCATGCCCGCGTGATGGAGGAGCACAAGCTGGTGCGCCACCGGCTGGCCGCCTGCGGCTATTCGGTCGGCGCGCGCTACGCCCCCTCCTGGATGGACCCGCAGATGTTCGTCTCGGGCAATGCCGAGCCCATCGAGCCCGGCATGACGCTCTTCGCGCACATGATCATCATGGATTCGGAGGAGGGCGCGGCGATGACGCTGGGGCGCACCTACCTGACGACGCAGGGGCCGCCGGAGCCCCTCTCGCGCCTGCCGCTGGAGCTTGTTTCGGTGCAGCCCTGA
- a CDS encoding GFA family protein, whose protein sequence is MTQEATELPGGCLCGAIRYRATGYDRAVHCHCGACRKATGAAFTTWVCIPEKDFALLAGRPAYRRSSAACNRGFCAACGTPLFMLYDGDGEVTVSLGSLDEPRAVRVSYQIWTEERLAPAPAADLPSFPRDPH, encoded by the coding sequence ATGACGCAGGAAGCGACCGAACTCCCGGGAGGATGCCTTTGCGGCGCGATCCGCTACCGGGCAACGGGCTACGACCGGGCCGTCCATTGCCACTGCGGCGCCTGCCGCAAGGCCACGGGCGCGGCCTTCACGACCTGGGTCTGCATTCCCGAAAAGGACTTCGCCCTCCTCGCCGGACGCCCCGCCTACCGGCGCTCCTCGGCCGCCTGCAACAGGGGCTTCTGCGCCGCCTGCGGCACGCCCCTGTTCATGCTCTATGACGGGGACGGCGAGGTCACGGTCTCGCTCGGCTCGCTCGACGAGCCGCGGGCCGTGCGGGTAAGCTACCAGATCTGGACCGAGGAACGGCTGGCGCCGGCCCCGGCGGCGGACCTGCCGTCCTTCCCTCGCGACCCGCACTGA
- a CDS encoding YbjN domain-containing protein → MQLAEVQFRRQSNPVDMVELVAASRDWAFERPCDDEIEMSVDGTRARYSLSLSWMEHCEALHLGCAFELKVPAHREAEVLRLLARTNEAMLLGHFDLWPAEGAVMFRHALLLSGNAEPTSEQAERLLTLALENCERYFDAFHFVIWANKTAEEALACAMFETVGHA, encoded by the coding sequence ATGCAACTGGCGGAAGTCCAATTCCGGCGACAATCCAATCCGGTGGACATGGTGGAGCTGGTCGCCGCCTCGCGTGACTGGGCCTTCGAGCGCCCTTGCGACGACGAGATCGAGATGAGCGTGGACGGGACCCGCGCCCGCTACTCGCTCTCCCTTTCCTGGATGGAGCATTGCGAGGCGCTGCATCTGGGGTGTGCGTTCGAGCTGAAGGTGCCCGCCCATCGCGAGGCCGAGGTGCTGCGCCTTCTGGCCCGCACCAACGAGGCGATGCTGCTCGGCCATTTCGATCTCTGGCCGGCGGAAGGGGCGGTGATGTTCCGCCACGCGCTGCTCCTCTCCGGCAATGCCGAGCCCACGAGCGAGCAGGCCGAGCGCCTGCTGACGCTCGCCCTGGAGAATTGCGAGCGCTATTTCGACGCCTTCCACTTCGTGATCTGGGCCAACAAGACGGCCGAGGAGGCGCTGGCCTGCGCCATGTTCGAAACGGTCGGCCACGCGTGA
- a CDS encoding 50S ribosomal protein L25/general stress protein Ctc, with translation MSESYTVKAEAREKVGKGAARHLRRTGMVPAVIYGDKQEPLPIAVPYKETFLRLHAGGFLTTIATIEVGGQSIRVLPKDYQLDVIKDTLQHVDFLRVSARTVVTVNIPVHFENEDEAPGIKAKDGTLNVVHHEIEVHCPAEQIPEAFTVDLTGLDIGDAVHVSALKLPKGVTLSSSEDFVIATIVPPMAEETDEAEAEAPTTEVINQTDNTVEDEPKSGN, from the coding sequence ATGAGCGAGAGCTACACGGTCAAGGCCGAGGCGCGCGAGAAGGTCGGCAAGGGGGCCGCCAGACATCTGCGCCGCACGGGCATGGTGCCCGCCGTCATCTATGGCGACAAGCAGGAGCCCCTGCCGATCGCCGTCCCCTACAAGGAAACCTTCCTGCGCCTGCACGCCGGCGGCTTCCTGACCACGATCGCCACCATCGAGGTGGGCGGCCAGTCGATCCGCGTCCTGCCCAAGGACTACCAGCTCGACGTGATCAAGGACACGCTCCAGCACGTCGACTTCCTGCGCGTTTCCGCCAGGACCGTGGTGACGGTGAACATCCCCGTGCACTTCGAGAACGAGGACGAGGCCCCCGGCATCAAGGCGAAGGACGGCACGCTGAACGTCGTCCATCACGAGATCGAGGTGCACTGCCCGGCCGAGCAGATCCCCGAGGCCTTCACCGTCGACCTGACCGGGCTCGATATCGGCGATGCGGTCCACGTCTCGGCGCTGAAGCTGCCCAAGGGCGTGACGCTCTCGTCCAGCGAGGACTTCGTCATCGCCACCATCGTGCCGCCGATGGCCGAGGAGACGGACGAGGCCGAGGCCGAGGCGCCGACGACCGAGGTCATCAACCAGACCGACAACACGGTCGAGGACGAGCCGAAGTCCGGCAACTGA
- a CDS encoding accessory factor UbiK family protein has translation MSNSRGPSRMLDEFARIVTDTTGAAQGVRREIETAVRSQTERLINQLELVQREEFEVVREMAIRARAENEELKRRIAALEARGAATPDAGPSDPSI, from the coding sequence ATGTCCAACAGCCGAGGCCCGAGCCGGATGCTCGACGAGTTCGCCCGCATCGTCACAGACACGACGGGCGCGGCCCAGGGCGTGCGGCGCGAGATCGAGACGGCGGTTCGCTCGCAGACCGAGCGTCTCATCAACCAGCTCGAACTGGTTCAGCGCGAGGAGTTCGAGGTGGTCCGCGAGATGGCCATCCGCGCCCGCGCCGAGAACGAGGAGCTGAAGCGCCGCATCGCCGCCCTCGAGGCGCGCGGGGCCGCCACGCCGGATGCAGGACCCTCCGATCCCTCCATCTGA
- a CDS encoding ATP-binding protein, translating to MKAPRLPRWMGKFAPTGLYARSLIIIIAPMVLLQTVVSVVFMERHWATVTQRLSTAVVRDISAIIDAIETFPQDPDFSQITRIARDKLDLNILVLPPEPLPAPAPRPFFNILDGILSEEITRQIDRPFWIDTVGDSRLVEIRILLDEHMLRVYARRNSAYASNTHIFIVWMVGTSLVLILIAVLFLRNQIRPIQKLAEAAESFGRGQPLPADFRVRGAREVRRAALTFLQMRDRIERQIEQRTQMLNGVSHDLRTVLTRFRLQLAFFSDSEDRRELERDTDEMQRMLEGYLAFAKGEAGEEVGLLDLEPVLSKFETEAGLKGSRFSFELSGDPVVRVRPDGFTRLVTNVVSNAMRYGETVRVRARHEGRWLTITVEDDGPGIAPEQREDAFKPFMRLDDARNIDDGGTGLGLAIARDIARSHGGDIRLSASELGGLKAEIRIPA from the coding sequence CTGAAGGCGCCCCGCCTGCCCCGCTGGATGGGCAAGTTCGCCCCCACCGGCCTTTACGCGCGCTCCCTCATCATCATCATCGCGCCGATGGTGCTGCTCCAGACGGTGGTCTCCGTGGTCTTCATGGAGCGCCACTGGGCGACGGTGACGCAGCGCCTTTCCACCGCCGTGGTGCGCGACATCTCGGCCATCATCGACGCGATCGAGACCTTTCCGCAGGACCCGGACTTCTCGCAGATCACGCGGATCGCGCGCGACAAGCTCGACCTCAACATCCTCGTCCTGCCGCCGGAGCCCCTGCCCGCCCCGGCGCCGCGCCCCTTCTTCAACATTCTCGACGGCATCCTCTCCGAGGAGATCACCCGCCAGATCGACCGGCCCTTCTGGATCGACACGGTGGGCGATTCGCGGCTGGTGGAAATTCGCATCCTGCTCGACGAGCACATGCTGCGCGTCTACGCCCGGCGCAATTCGGCCTATGCGTCCAACACGCACATCTTCATCGTATGGATGGTGGGCACCTCGCTGGTCCTCATCCTCATCGCGGTGCTCTTCCTGCGCAACCAGATCCGCCCGATCCAGAAGCTGGCCGAGGCGGCCGAGAGCTTCGGGCGCGGCCAGCCGCTGCCGGCCGATTTTCGTGTGCGCGGGGCGCGGGAGGTGCGGCGCGCCGCGCTGACCTTCCTGCAGATGCGCGACCGGATCGAGCGGCAGATCGAGCAGCGCACGCAGATGCTCAACGGCGTCAGCCACGATCTGCGCACCGTCCTCACGCGGTTCCGGCTGCAACTGGCCTTCTTCTCCGATTCGGAGGACCGGCGGGAGCTGGAGCGCGACACGGACGAGATGCAGCGTATGCTGGAGGGCTATCTGGCCTTCGCCAAGGGCGAGGCGGGCGAGGAGGTGGGGCTGCTCGACCTCGAGCCCGTCCTCTCCAAATTCGAGACGGAAGCGGGGCTGAAGGGCAGCCGTTTCTCCTTCGAGCTTTCCGGCGACCCGGTGGTCAGGGTCCGCCCCGACGGCTTCACCCGGCTCGTCACCAATGTCGTGTCCAACGCCATGCGCTACGGGGAAACGGTGCGCGTTCGCGCCCGGCACGAGGGCCGCTGGCTGACCATCACGGTGGAGGACGACGGGCCCGGCATAGCGCCCGAGCAGCGCGAGGACGCGTTCAAGCCCTTCATGCGGCTCGACGACGCGCGCAACATCGACGACGGCGGAACCGGGCTCGGCCTTGCCATCGCCCGCGACATCGCGCGCAGCCATGGCGGCGACATTCGCCTCTCCGCCTCGGAGCTGGGCGGGCTGAAGGCCGAGATCAGGATTCCGGCCTAG
- the pth gene encoding aminoacyl-tRNA hydrolase: MLLIAGLGNPGPQYAGNRHNIGFMAVDEIHRDPSFSPWSKKFQGEISEGRIGGEKVLLLKPQTFMNLSGQSVHAAASFYKIEPARIVVLHDELDLPPAKVRVKTGGGHGGHNGLRSIDSHLGKDYRRVRLGIGHPGDKDRVSPYVLSDFAKADRDWLEPLLAAVAANAPLLVKGEDAQFMNRMAQALGSPEPASARGAGKPKGQSHIRQARGTGPGPAIPDRGPMAAMLKKLFGTKD; encoded by the coding sequence ATGCTGCTCATCGCAGGATTGGGCAATCCCGGCCCCCAATATGCCGGCAACCGGCACAATATCGGCTTCATGGCGGTGGACGAGATCCATCGCGACCCCTCCTTCTCCCCCTGGTCGAAGAAGTTCCAGGGCGAGATATCGGAAGGGCGGATCGGCGGCGAGAAGGTGCTGCTGCTCAAGCCGCAGACCTTCATGAACCTATCCGGCCAGTCGGTCCACGCCGCCGCGTCCTTCTACAAGATCGAGCCGGCGCGAATCGTCGTGCTGCACGACGAGCTGGATCTGCCGCCGGCCAAGGTGCGCGTGAAGACGGGCGGCGGGCATGGCGGGCACAACGGCCTTCGCTCCATCGATTCGCATCTGGGCAAGGACTATCGGCGCGTGCGGCTGGGCATCGGCCATCCGGGCGACAAGGACCGCGTTTCCCCTTACGTCCTTTCCGATTTCGCCAAGGCGGACCGGGACTGGCTGGAGCCGCTGCTGGCGGCGGTGGCCGCGAACGCGCCGCTGCTGGTGAAGGGCGAGGACGCGCAGTTCATGAACCGCATGGCGCAGGCGCTCGGCTCGCCGGAGCCGGCCTCGGCCAGGGGCGCGGGCAAGCCGAAGGGCCAAAGCCATATCCGCCAGGCCCGCGGCACGGGGCCGGGGCCCGCCATCCCCGACCGCGGCCCGATGGCCGCGATGCTGAAGAAGCTCTTCGGCACCAAGGACTGA
- the lgt gene encoding prolipoprotein diacylglyceryl transferase has product MSTLPFLGVLAYPAIDPVLLQIGPLAIRWYGLAYVVGILCGWLYGRHLAGTPRLWPNGVSPVSKADIDDFIIWITVGIVAGGRLGSILFYDFDRWLADPLSLFRVWEGGMSFHGGLIGVAIAILLFARSRKVPLWSFVDMVAASVPFGLFFGRIANFINAELYGAPTSVPWAMVFPGAGPEPRHPSQLYEAALEGVLLFIVLRVMTHHLGSLSRPRLTAGVFILGYGCARIFVEFYRLPDAHIGYLLGTGWLTMGMVLSLPMVLAGLWAVATARPRVSPPSPSALEAAREGAA; this is encoded by the coding sequence ATGTCCACCCTGCCCTTTCTCGGCGTACTGGCCTATCCGGCCATCGACCCCGTGCTGCTCCAGATCGGGCCGCTGGCGATCCGCTGGTACGGGCTGGCCTATGTCGTGGGCATCCTGTGCGGCTGGCTCTACGGCCGGCACCTGGCGGGCACGCCGCGCCTGTGGCCCAACGGCGTTTCGCCGGTCTCCAAGGCGGATATCGACGACTTCATCATCTGGATCACCGTCGGCATCGTCGCCGGCGGGCGGCTGGGCTCCATCCTGTTCTACGATTTCGACCGCTGGCTGGCCGATCCGCTTTCGCTTTTCCGCGTGTGGGAGGGCGGCATGTCCTTCCATGGCGGGCTGATCGGCGTCGCCATCGCCATCCTGCTCTTCGCCCGCTCGCGCAAGGTGCCGCTCTGGAGCTTCGTGGACATGGTGGCCGCCTCGGTGCCCTTCGGCCTGTTCTTCGGGCGCATCGCCAATTTCATCAATGCCGAGCTCTACGGCGCGCCGACCAGCGTGCCCTGGGCGATGGTGTTTCCGGGCGCCGGCCCGGAGCCGCGCCACCCGAGCCAGCTCTACGAAGCGGCGCTGGAGGGCGTGCTGCTCTTCATCGTATTGCGCGTCATGACCCACCATCTCGGCTCGCTCTCGCGCCCGCGGCTGACGGCGGGCGTGTTCATCCTCGGCTATGGGTGCGCGCGCATCTTCGTGGAGTTCTACCGGCTGCCGGACGCCCATATCGGCTATCTCCTGGGCACCGGCTGGCTGACCATGGGCATGGTCCTGTCGCTGCCCATGGTGCTGGCCGGCCTGTGGGCCGTGGCAACCGCGCGGCCGCGCGTCTCCCCGCCCAGCCCGAGCGCGCTGGAGGCCGCGCGCGAGGGCGCCGCTTGA
- the pgeF gene encoding peptidoglycan editing factor PgeF: protein MLDRPPESPLSEHDIVSDDWLAALPGLRHGFFTRAGGVSRGLYRGLNAGLGSQDAPEAVRENRERATRFLGMEEIATPWQVHSPDAVIVDAPFGSERPKADAIVTATPGLAIGVVTADCGPVLLASEDGAVVGAAHAGWRGAVGGVLEATIEAMERLGARRAGILAVLGPSITAAHYEVGEDMAETAARQDATAERFFLPGTKPGKRQFDLPAYIVARLERAGTRARFVGRCTYAEEESFFSFRRTTHRGEPDYGRQLSAIAIGR from the coding sequence ATGTTGGACCGGCCCCCCGAATCGCCCTTGAGCGAGCACGATATCGTCAGCGACGACTGGCTCGCCGCCCTGCCCGGGCTGCGGCACGGCTTCTTCACGCGCGCCGGCGGCGTCTCCCGAGGGCTCTATCGCGGCCTGAACGCGGGGCTCGGCAGCCAGGACGCGCCCGAGGCGGTGCGGGAGAACCGCGAGCGCGCCACGCGCTTCCTCGGCATGGAGGAGATCGCGACCCCCTGGCAGGTGCACTCGCCCGACGCGGTGATCGTCGATGCGCCCTTCGGCTCCGAACGGCCCAAGGCCGACGCCATCGTCACCGCGACGCCGGGCCTTGCCATCGGCGTCGTCACCGCCGATTGCGGCCCGGTGCTGCTGGCCAGCGAGGACGGCGCGGTGGTGGGCGCGGCCCATGCCGGCTGGCGCGGCGCGGTGGGCGGCGTCCTGGAGGCGACCATCGAGGCGATGGAGCGGCTGGGCGCCCGGCGCGCGGGCATCCTGGCCGTGCTCGGCCCCTCCATCACCGCCGCCCATTACGAGGTGGGCGAGGACATGGCCGAGACGGCCGCCCGGCAGGACGCGACGGCGGAACGCTTCTTTTTGCCCGGGACGAAGCCCGGCAAGCGGCAGTTCGACCTGCCGGCCTACATCGTCGCGCGGCTGGAGCGCGCGGGCACCCGCGCGCGCTTCGTGGGGCGCTGCACCTATGCGGAGGAAGAGAGCTTCTTCTCCTTCCGCCGCACCACCCATCGCGGCGAGCCCGATTACGGGCGGCAGCTCTCCGCCATCGCGATCGGCCGCTGA
- the proC gene encoding pyrroline-5-carboxylate reductase produces the protein MGAAMAGGWLAAGLAPGRLVVVDPRAGAALRPVLDAGAVHLEAPGGEAADIVVLAVKPQVLDAALPALLPVLKESTLLISIAAGRTIASIEAVLGARPVVRAMPNTPALIGRGITGAFANGRVSDTARASAEALLSACGPMEWVGEEGGIDAVTAVSGSGPAYVFLMAEALAEAGAKAGLAPDLALRLARHTVAGAGELMIRSGEEPAQLRRNVTSPNGTTQAALDVLMAEGGLGPLLERAVAAAKARAEELSRN, from the coding sequence ATGGGCGCGGCCATGGCCGGCGGCTGGCTCGCGGCCGGCCTTGCGCCCGGGCGCCTCGTCGTGGTGGACCCGCGCGCCGGCGCCGCGCTTCGCCCGGTGCTCGATGCGGGCGCGGTTCATCTGGAGGCGCCGGGCGGCGAGGCGGCCGATATCGTGGTCCTCGCCGTCAAGCCGCAGGTGCTGGACGCCGCGCTTCCCGCGCTCCTGCCGGTGCTGAAGGAAAGCACGCTTCTCATCTCCATCGCCGCCGGGCGCACCATCGCCTCCATCGAGGCGGTGCTGGGTGCGCGGCCGGTGGTGCGCGCCATGCCCAACACGCCGGCGCTCATCGGGCGCGGCATCACCGGCGCCTTCGCCAATGGCCGCGTGAGCGATACGGCGCGCGCCTCCGCCGAGGCGCTCCTTTCCGCCTGCGGACCGATGGAATGGGTGGGCGAGGAAGGCGGGATCGATGCCGTGACGGCGGTTTCGGGCTCCGGCCCGGCCTATGTGTTCCTCATGGCCGAGGCGCTGGCCGAAGCCGGCGCCAAGGCGGGTCTCGCCCCGGATCTCGCCCTGCGGCTCGCGCGCCATACGGTGGCGGGCGCCGGCGAGCTGATGATCCGCTCGGGGGAGGAGCCGGCCCAGCTGCGCCGCAACGTCACCTCGCCGAACGGCACCACGCAGGCCGCGCTCGACGTGCTGATGGCCGAAGGTGGCCTTGGCCCGCTGCTGGAGCGCGCCGTGGCGGCGGCGAAGGCCCGCGCCGAAGAATTGTCCAGAAACTGA
- a CDS encoding tRNA-binding protein: MSDETSAPQISYEDFLKVDIRVGTIVSADPFPEARKPAFKLAIDFGEGIGVKKSSAQITVRHSLEELVGRQVMAVVNFPPRQIGPVRSEVLTLGFPDEEGNVVLAALSHPVPNGGRLF; the protein is encoded by the coding sequence ATGAGCGACGAAACCTCCGCGCCACAGATTTCCTACGAGGATTTCCTGAAAGTGGACATCCGCGTCGGCACCATCGTCTCCGCCGATCCCTTCCCCGAAGCGCGCAAGCCCGCCTTCAAGCTGGCGATCGATTTCGGCGAGGGGATCGGGGTCAAGAAATCCTCCGCGCAGATCACGGTTCGCCATTCGCTGGAGGAGCTGGTGGGCCGGCAGGTCATGGCGGTCGTCAACTTTCCGCCGCGCCAGATCGGCCCGGTGCGCTCGGAAGTGCTGACGCTCGGCTTCCCGGACGAGGAGGGCAACGTCGTCCTTGCCGCCCTGTCCCACCCCGTCCCCAATGGCGGACGGCTGTTCTAG
- a CDS encoding class I SAM-dependent methyltransferase yields the protein MTPLGRRIAEAIASRGPMSLERFWNIALFDPQGGYYTARRPFGAEGDFITAPEISQMFGELLGAWLVAAWRKLGRPSPFVLAEIGPGRGTLMADLLRTTRRLDPAFAGAARLWLVETSDRLAGEQAAALARFDLPVRRARRLAEVEDGPLLLVANELFDAVAIRQFVFGAEGWRERLVSLDGEALRFVEGEAGTAHPLPGAGTPAPGDVAEVSPLREAIAAEIGSRLARRPGAALLIDYGHARSGFGDTLQALRAHAFADPLADPGLHDITSHVDFARLSAALAGAGASVSPVGTQGEFLLSLGLAERAARLARDRGPEDRARVASDARRLAGGGPGEMGALFKVLAAASRPLALPPFGAGGLD from the coding sequence TTGACGCCGCTCGGGCGGCGGATTGCCGAGGCGATCGCCTCGCGGGGGCCGATGAGCCTCGAACGCTTCTGGAACATCGCCCTGTTCGACCCCCAGGGCGGCTACTATACCGCCCGCCGCCCCTTCGGGGCCGAAGGCGACTTCATCACCGCGCCCGAAATCAGCCAGATGTTCGGCGAGCTTCTGGGCGCATGGCTGGTGGCCGCCTGGCGGAAGCTGGGGCGGCCATCGCCCTTTGTCCTGGCCGAGATCGGGCCCGGGCGCGGCACGCTGATGGCCGACCTCCTGCGCACCACGCGCCGCCTCGACCCGGCCTTCGCGGGCGCCGCGCGCCTCTGGCTGGTGGAGACGAGCGACCGGCTGGCGGGCGAGCAGGCGGCCGCCCTTGCCCGCTTCGACCTGCCCGTGCGCCGCGCCAGGCGGCTGGCGGAAGTGGAGGACGGCCCGCTCCTTCTCGTGGCCAACGAATTGTTCGACGCGGTGGCGATCCGCCAGTTCGTCTTCGGCGCCGAGGGCTGGCGCGAGCGGCTGGTGAGCCTCGACGGCGAGGCGCTGCGCTTCGTGGAAGGCGAGGCCGGAACCGCCCATCCGCTGCCCGGGGCGGGGACGCCCGCGCCAGGCGACGTGGCGGAAGTCTCGCCCCTGCGCGAGGCCATCGCGGCCGAGATCGGCTCGCGGCTGGCGCGGCGGCCGGGCGCGGCGCTCCTCATCGACTACGGCCATGCGCGCTCGGGCTTCGGCGACACGCTCCAGGCGCTGCGGGCCCATGCCTTCGCCGACCCGCTGGCCGATCCCGGCCTTCACGACATCACCAGCCATGTGGATTTCGCCCGCCTCTCGGCCGCGCTGGCGGGGGCCGGAGCCAGCGTCTCGCCCGTCGGCACGCAAGGCGAGTTCCTGCTTTCCCTCGGCCTTGCCGAGCGCGCCGCGCGGCTCGCGCGAGACCGGGGCCCCGAGGACCGGGCGCGCGTCGCGTCAGATGCGCGGCGGCTGGCGGGCGGGGGGCCGGGGGAGATGGGCGCGCTGTTCAAGGTGCTGGCGGCGGCCTCGCGGCCGCTCGCACTGCCGCCCTTCGGCGCGGGCGGCCTCGATTGA